CTGGTCTCATAAAATGTGTCCACATATATGATGCAGCACCGACATACTATTTCCACAGTATAATTTAACCATGCAtagattaaagctgttttgacATTTGCATCCCCAGATGTAGCCTGTGAGCTAGGTTGTTTGGTTTTGGAACATAAGAAACGTCATTAGCTACGTTTACATGGACATTAGTAATCAGACTAAtaatgtgtcatgtaaacatgtcaGCTGGAATATTCTGATCGGATTCGGCAGGATCGGAATGAAATTGTAATCCGATTGAGAGGGGTGGTTTAGGCTGATTGACAATCTGATCGACGTGCATGTAAACACTTCCCCGGATCAAGTTATTCTGAATGAGGCAAACTGATCTGAGTGCACATGTGCACCCTAGCCTTGAGTGGCTAGTTGCTCTGGCTAGATGCTAACAGAATATTCTAATGGACAagtttacatgacacattttttgtCTGATCGGCCATTTTATTCTGATTACTTATGTCCATATAAACGGTACAATgcaattacttttttgttttttaatccgaATACATTTAGATCCGATAGTGaaattttgtgcatgtaaacGTAGCTACTCTAATTGttggtgtttgttttctgcagGAAGTGAACGAGCCCACCAAGGAGGAGAAGGTGGTGGCCAAGTACCTTCGATTTAACTGCCCCACCAAGTCCACGAACATGATGGGCCACCGAGTCGACTACTTTATCGGTTAGTGCTCAGCTGAACACGCAGCAGCAACACTGGGTGGAGTACAAGGGAGGAGGCCTGCGCTGTATGTGTCCTCCAACAGATACATCTTTACAGAACActtttttcacactgaaagAACATGATGTTAGGTTTGggtttttttagttttatgtttATTCAGGGTTTATATTTGCATTGCTCTATTGGCACAACTGACCCCATTTGTCAGTTTTTGGAAATGTTGTGAACCTTTAAGTTGTTGGAGCAACTTGTGAACACTGAAGCATCACCACACCACAgatgaaacagaaatgtttcatcTCAATACAAACATGTCCATaggaaatatgttttaaataaaaatgtttttttgtgtaaagcatacaggtccttctcaaaatattagcatattgtgataaagttcattattttccataatgtcatgatgaaaatttaacattcatatattttagattcattgcacactaactgaaatatttcaggtcttttattgtcttaatacggatgattttggcatacagttcatgaaaacccaaaattcctatctcacaaaattagcatatcattaaaagggtctctaaacgagctatgaacctaatcatctgaatcaacgagttaactctaaacacctgcaaaagatttctgaggcctttaaaactcccagcttggttcatcactcaaaaccccaatcatgggtaagactgccgacgtgactgctgtccagaaggccactattgacaccctcaagcaagagggtaagacacagaaagaaatttctgaacaaataggctgttcccagagtgctgtatcaaggcacctcagtgggaagtctgtgggaaggaaaaagtgtgccagaaaacgctgcacaacgagaagaggtgaccggaccctgaggaagattgtggagaagggccgattccagaccttggtggacctgcggaagcagtggactgagtctggagtagaaacatccagagccaccgtgcacaggcgtgtgcaggaaatgggctacaggtgccgcattccccaggtcaagccacttttgaaccagaaacagcggcagaagcgcctgacctgggctacagagaagcagcactggactgttgctcagtggtccaaaatacttttttcggatgaaagcaaattctgcatgtcattcggaaatcaaggtgccagagtctggaggaagactggggagaaggaaatgccaaaatgccagaagtccagtgtcaagtacccacagtcagtgatggtctggggtgccagctgctggtgttggtccactgtgttttatcaagggcagggtcaatgcagctagctatcaggagattttggagcacttcatgcttccatctgctgaaaagctttatggagatgaagattaaatttttcagcatgacctggtacctgctcacagtgccaaaaccactggtaaatggtttactgaccatggtatcactgtgctcaattggcctgccaactctcctgacctgaaccccatagagaatctgtgggatattgtgaagagaacgttgagagactcaagacccaacactctggatgagttaaaggccgctatcgaagcatcctgggcctccataagacctcagcagtgccacaggctgattgcctccatgccacgccgcattgaagcagtcatttctgcaaaaggattcccgaccaagtattgagtgcataactgtacatgattatttgaaggttgacgttttttgtattaaaaacacttttcttttattggtcggatgaaatatgctaattttgtgagataggaattttgggttttcatgagctgtatgccaaaatcatccgtattaagacaataaaagacctgaaatatttcagttagtgtgcaatgaatctaaaatatatgaatgttaaattttcatcatgacattatggaaaataatgaactttatcacaatatgctaatattttgagaaggacctgtatgctcaTAAATTCCACCTCAGTATGTAGCTTAACTGCTCTGCCACGTGCTTTTCCTAAGTCTTTGTTCTGTATTTCAATATAAATCTGGACAAACACGGTTATAATGTGCATGTTGACTGGTTGGTGGTGGCATAAAACTATCTGTAATCATTCCTTTTAGCTCGTCGTTGAGCTGTCAGACCCAGTCATTGTTCAGAGTGTAATTGTCTGTGGCAGTAGGCAGCTGTCTTCATTCATAAGCTTACTGTGGGTTTGTTAATGGAAACCAAGAAGAGCTAAAGAAAATATCTGGTAGGGGAACAAAAGACgtgaatccatccatctacggtgtcttgcaaaagtagtcatacccattaactttttcacattttcctaccaacagaaagtagcacGTAATTGAGAAGAgggagaaaatattgttttcacatttctgtgaaaaataaaaatctgttgtgATCAAGCATAGTGTGtaaatgtattcagcccccttcaaTCTGataacccctaaataaaattcagtgccaATAGTCACCTAATTGGTAAAGAACACCAGAGATCAGGGATGAAGCTTTTGGGAAATTGAATGCAGATTATGTGACGATATCACTAGTTTTGAGCATTTTACTCAGTCCATCCAGTCCTACATTAGAGTATGGCTCAAATGgctcattttgcaaagaagaatgggcaaaactttCAGTTTCTAGCTCCATTTAACCCTTGACCTGAGGACTGTCTCCCTGTTCCTTCCCATCTGAAACACTACTAGCGACAGAAATTCTTTAAACACTTAATTCAGTCTCTTGAtatgctggtagagacatacagtaccttgcgaaagtactcggctgCCGTAAACCTTTCAacatcttgccacatttcaggcttcaaacataaagatataaaattcaaattttttgtgaagaatcaacaacaagagggacacaatcgtgaagtggaatgaaatttattggatgtgtcaaacttttttaacaaataaaaaactgaaagtgggacgtgcaatattattcggcccctttactttcagtgcagcaaactcactccagaagttcagtgaggatctctgaatgatccaatgttgtcccaaatgactgatgatgataaatagattccacctgtgtgtaatcaagtctccgtataaatgcacctgctctgtgatagtctcagggttctctTCAAAgtacagagagcatcatgaagaccaaggaacacaccaggcaggtctgagatactgttgtggagaagtttaaagccagatttggatacagaaagatttcccaagctttaaccatcccaaggagcactgtgcaagtaatcatattgaaatggaaggagtatcagaccactgcaaatctaccaagacccggccgtccctctaaactttcatcttgaacaaggagaagactgatcagagatgcagccaagaggcccatgatcactctggatgaactgcagagatctacagttgaggtgggagagtctgtccataggacaacaatcagtcgtacactgcacaaatctggtctttatggaagagtggcaagaagaaaaccatttctcaaagatatccataaaaagtctcgtttaaagtttgccacaagccacctgggagacacaccaaacatgtggaagaaggtgctctggtcagatgaaaccaaaacctaactgtttggccacaatgaaaaacgatatgtttggcgtaaaagcaacacagctcatcaccctgaacacaccatctccactgtcaaacatggtggaggcagcatcatggtttgggcctgcttttcatcagcagggacaggtaaGATGGTccaaattgatgggaagatggatggggccaaatacaggaccattctggaagaaaacctgttggagtctgcaagagacctgagactgggacggagatttatcttccaacaagacaatgatccaaaacataaagtcaaatctacaatggaatggttcacaaataaacgtatccaggtgttggaatggccaagtcaaagtctagacctgaatccaatcgagaatctgtggaaagagctgaagactgctgttcacgaacgctctccatccaacctcactgagctccagctgttttgcaagaaagaatgggcaagaatttcagtctctcgatgtgaaaaactgatagagacaaactcCAAGCGACTtccagctgtaattgtagcaaagggtggcgctacaaagtattaacgcaagggggccgaataatattgcacgccccacttttcagttttttgtttattaaaaaaatttgacacatccaataaatttcattccacttcacgattgtgtcccacttgttgttgattcttcacaaaaaattagaattttatatctttatgtttgaagcctgaaatgtggcaagaggttgaaaagttcaaggcagCCGAGTacgttcgcaaggcactgtaccctAAAggtcttgcagctgtaattgcaaccGAAGGTGGTTGTACAAAATATTGACTGACTgggactgaatataaatgcaggccacacttttcagatttgtatttgtttgaaaCTATTAGAGGCCATGTAGTTTCATCCCCATTTACAATTACACACtactttgttggtctatcacattaaatctcaacgaaaaacacagacatctggggttgtaacatgacaaaaagtcACAAGGTTTGAGGCACTGTATATGACTGCTAGCTTTGTTTTCCAAATGAGCTAATTAAAAAGTAAACACGCAAGTTAGCTAAAATAATTTTGGGTGTATTCTCTAATCCTTACTGATCTCTGGTTATAttgaatgaaataaacacatgatGTTTTACTGTGTCTCTGTTTAGCATCCAAGGCTGTGGACTGTCTGCTGGAATCCAAATGGGCCAAAGCTAAGAAGGGAGAGGAGGCGCTGTTCACCACCAGAGAGTCGGTGGTGGATTACTGCAACAGGTCGGCCCACATTCGACACTGTGAATTCGTCGTATGTTACAACTAGAACCAGGCCTATGGAAGGTCAAAaaggacaaaattaaataaataatatatcatgaaataaaaaaaatttggatGTCCCATAAACTAAATCCATGTCCCATTAAatataccatttatttatttaatacatcattaaatgaattaaatataccattttaacatcaaataattcaatgtaattttttttattaattcatttaaaaatatataaccaTATcactctgtatttatttatttcatggctcCCTGCAGCAGTGtcattataaaattattttatctgtCAACTTGACCCATCAAACAGAGTGGGTGGGGCTAACGGCTTCCTCCACGCAGAACCTCACTGAGGTCTCTTGTGAACTGGTTAGAGACCAGAATAGGGATATAGAAGCTAGAGTTGCTCATCCAGGGTTTGTGGTGAATAAATCGCAAGAATTTCTTGAAGTTATTTCCAAACTTTCCATCAAAGACATTGACCTCAGACTCATGGCAAACTTAGAAGGCGTTGTCTGCAGCAGTTGTGTGAAGCAGCCAATCAGACGTCTGTGGAGGAGCCGCTCTAAGCCCGCCCACTAAGTTTGATGGGTCGAGTtgacagtttaaatattttcatgatGACACTGCTGcagccatgaaataaataaaaacagagtgaaatagttctgtatttttaaatgaattaccTTCTTTCATGGTACATCTATTTATTTCATGAGATAtttggtaaatggcctgaaatTATATAACGATTtaaactacaatcagtcatccacccattcacacactgactaTGGTGAACTACAGCCACGGTTGCCCTGGGACGGACTGATAGAtgcgaggctgccatacaatcgccGCAACTGAACCATCTGACCACCAtcaaccggcaacccaccagttacaggacgtactcctaccacctgagccacagtcgcccacAACATTTATAACATTTTGTCCCTTTTAACCTTCCATAAGGTTCAACCATTGTACCTCAGACAGAAATGGGCAGAAAACTGTGTTCTATAAGCGTCTTCTAGGTGCGTCACTAGTTTAGATATTTTTTAGTCTCCAAAATAACGATCCCTaacattatttctttaaattggcAAATATagttatacaaatatatatatacaggtccttctcaaaatattagcatattgtgataaagttcattattttccataatgtaatgatgaaaatttaacattcgtatattttagattcattgcacactaactgaaatatttcaggtcttttattgtcttaatacggatgattttggcatacagctcatgaaaacccaaaattcctatctcacaaaattagcatatttcttccgaccaataaaagaaaagtgtttttaatacaaaaaacgtcaaccttcaaataatcatgtacagttatgcactcaatacttggtcgggaatccttttgcagaaatgactgcttcaatgcggcatggcatggaggcaatcagcctgtggcactgctgaggtcttatggaggcccaggatgcttcgatagcggcctttagctcatccagagtgttgggtcttgagtctctcaacgttctcttcacaatatcccacagattctctatggggttcaggtcaggagagttggcaggccaattgagcacagtgataccatggtcagtaaaccatttaccagtggttttggcactgtgagcagctgccaggtcgtgctgaaaaatgaaatcttcatctccataaaggttttcagcagatggaagcatgaagtgctccaaaatctcctgatagctagctgcattgaccctgcccttgataaaacacagtggaccaacaccagcagctgacacggcaccccagaccatcactgactgtgggtacttgacactggacttctggcattttggcatttccttctccccagtcttcctccagactctggcaccttgatttccgaatgacatgcagaatttgctttcatccgaaaaaagtactttggaccactgagcaacagtccagtgctgcttctctgtagcccaggtcaggcgcttctgccgctgtttctagttcaaaatgggcttgacctggggaatgcggcagctgtagcccatttcctgcacacgcctgtgcacggtggctctggatgtttctactccagactcagtccactgcttccgcaggtcccccaaggtctggaatcggcccttctccacaatcttcctcagggtccggtcacctcttctcgttgtgcagcgttttctgccacactttttccttcccacagacttcccactgaggtgccttgatacagcactctgggaacagcctattcgttcagaaatttctttctgtgtcttaccctcttgcttgagggtgtcaatagtggccttctggacagcagtcaggtcggcagtcttacccatgattggggttttgagtgatgaaccaggctgggagttttaaaggcctcaggaatcttttgcaggtgtttagagttaactcgttgattcagatgattaggttcatagctcgtttagagacccttttaatgatatgctaattttgtgagataggaatttggggttttcatgagctgtatgccaaaatcatccgtattaagacaataaaagacctgaaatatttcagttagtgtgcaatgaatctaaaatatatgaatgttaaattttcatcatgacattatggaaaataatgaactttatcacaatatgctaatattttgagaaggacctgtatatatatattttttttttcattgaaaaGGGAGgacttttaaatataaatgaagcTCACTTCTAgacctaaaaacaaaatcttttcattttgtttgcagACTCTTAAAGAAGCAGTTCTTTCACCGAGCTCTTAAGGTGAtgaagaaaaaacccgaaaaaGACACCAAGaaggagaaagagaaagaaaaaatcaaAAGTGACAGCAGCAAAGAagatgagaaaaaaggaaagaaggagaaagagaagaagaaagagcCTGAAGTTGTGGAAACCAAGAAAGAGAAAAGCGTGAGTGACTCAGTGAACGACTCTACAACACTCCTGAAAGAACATAGTTGAGAGATGATCAAATCCAGTAATTGTAGCTTGTCTGAACCTCTCAAACATTATTTTGGGTCCATCTGAAGCAACGACCCCCACAAGAGTATATATGCTTTCAGTTGCCTTTTCTCTGAGCTGATCGACCTTCAGTCCGTGAGCTGATATTTACCCTGCTGTGTGAGTTCAAAGTGCACAGACCCTTAAAATCTTTGGGGGGGGATCACTTCAATCAGTTTTTAATCTGTTCAGGattgtaaaaagccttaaatatGCCCATATTTTGCACATTAGATCCTAAATCATATTTAGTGATGTCCTAAATGTGTAGGTTCGGTTATTCATGATTTCTTTCTGCAGTTTGAGTATTATTACCCTGTGAAAAAAAACTACTAGAGGTGAGCAATATGACAAAAATATATTACAATTGTTCTTAAACTGTAAAATCGCAATTATATCACTACTAGCTCCTAAATAAAAGAATATGAAGCGCTCAATTTTGCCAACTTGTGTGAAGCAGAACTGACATTTAAGAAATCCGTTTCCAGAAGAAATAAACTACACTGTCTCAAACTGTTTTGTCTAACTTAGAATAGTTTTAATTTCAAAACACCACCACCACTCAGGGAAAGTtcactgtttaaataaaaaagttaaactcCACAACAAGTAACTATCTGTGTTgaacatcatttaaaaatgctgattttCTTTGAACAACAGGACGACAGCCCAGGAACCCCTAAGAAGAAGAAAGAGgtgaagaaaaagtttaaactGGAGCCTCATGAGGATCAGTTGTTTCTGGATGGAAATGAGGTGAGAAACTGTGCATATTGCAGTTTTTACCAGTTAAGACAGTGAAGAACATAACACTTGCCTCCTTGCTGCAGGTGTACGTGTGGATTTACGACCCGGTCCATTTCAAAACGTTTGCCATGGGCTTGATCCTCGGTACGTCAGGACTGCAACCCTAAGGTTTCTGCTGAGCAAAAACCAGATGGAAGGATCATCTCACATTGATGTTGTTTTTCTCAGTTATTGCAGTGATTGCAGCCACCCTGTTCCCGTTGTGGCCGGCAGAAATGCGTGTTGGCGTGTACTACCTGAGTGTTGCAGCTGGCTGCTTTGTGGCCAGCATCCTGCTTCTAGCAGTTGGTAAGCAGATCCGGTAAAGCAGGAACTGTTAGGGTTGATGTCCTTGTATAGCTTTTTTAAAACTCAGGTGTTTTTCCATACAGCAAAGgcaatattttcaaaaaaatgtttattctgaTGCTTTACTGACTGAAAACATTCTTAGAAAGCATTAAATTCTTCTACCCAGATGTCCTTGAAATTCAGAGCTTCACATAAAGCAAAGATAAACGTAAAATAAGCGTAAAGATTTTGACCAGTGTTTTACTCTGggctgtaaaagtattcaccagatgtattttattgagattttatgtgacagaccaatgaAAGCAGAGCACAATTCTTAAGTGGAAGGAAGGGGATTGTGGttcatattgttttaataaaaagtcTGGCGTTCATTTATACTCATCCTACCTGCGCCAGCAATTTCACTACTGTTAGATGACCTTTAGGAAATGTCTCTGCcagctctgtcagattgactAGAGAGCTTCTAAGAACATCAATTTTTGAGTTTTGCCACTCAAAAATGGGATATAGATCTGGGATTTGACTAGGCTATCGCATGAATCACGTGTTGGCATGAAACATGCTTTAATCGAAGCGATTctattgtagctttggctgttcGTTTAGGGCGGTAGTCCTTCTGAAAGATGAATCGAGGCTGAAGTCTTCTAAGATTGCCTGtttttagctctatccatcttgCTATTAACTCTTGACTACTTTCCTCATCACTGCTAAATAAAAGCgttcccacaccatgatggtatgttcagggttatatgcagtgttagtttacCGCCACACATAATGTCATCATAGGTGGGCAGCCATGTTTTTGTAGGTTTGATGTTGCACCATACTCatcagtgctctgtgagatgttcaaacgtctccacaatgttctccctgacctgtctggtgtgttccttggtctttttgctttgtttactactgttctctaacaaacctctgagggttTAGGGTATTTCAGGATGTATTTCCGTACACTGAACTTTATTTAGGGGAAGAAGAGTAAAGATGGTGGAATACAagtgcacgccacacttttcagatttatttgtgaAGACCACTGAGAAAGAATGCATGTATGGTATTTACCATGGTATTTCCGTAAACTAAATATATTGATGTTTATGGTGTAACAggacaaaatgaataaatattcagttttgcTGTCTCAAAAGTAGTTTCTTCTCTCCTTAGCTCGCTGCATCCTCTTCCTGATTATCTGGCTGGTGACTGGTGGGCGTCATCAC
This genomic interval from Girardinichthys multiradiatus isolate DD_20200921_A chromosome 6, DD_fGirMul_XY1, whole genome shotgun sequence contains the following:
- the sec62 gene encoding translocation protein SEC62; amino-acid sequence: MAERRRHKKRIQEVNEPTKEEKVVAKYLRFNCPTKSTNMMGHRVDYFIASKAVDCLLESKWAKAKKGEEALFTTRESVVDYCNRLLKKQFFHRALKVMKKKPEKDTKKEKEKEKIKSDSSKEDEKKGKKEKEKKKEPEVVETKKEKSDDSPGTPKKKKEVKKKFKLEPHEDQLFLDGNEVYVWIYDPVHFKTFAMGLILVIAVIAATLFPLWPAEMRVGVYYLSVAAGCFVASILLLAVARCILFLIIWLVTGGRHHFWFLPNLTADVGFIDSFRPLYTHEYKGPRTSDKRCLDKTDEKDSSTSLKDEKSDSEKKDADDEEEDEEEESKEAKQEGTGDRHSDTDSDRREDEGSQHSNGNDFEMITREELEQHTEEEEDDDDDDGEEEDEETQERKEGSESESKPQTAET